The nucleotide window ACATGCACACCGCCTCGGCGCTGCTGTTCCAAGGCAGCATCGATGCCGCGGACGCCATCATCTCCGGCGGCTACCGCCGTGCCGTGAACTTCTGCGGCGGGATGCACCACGCGATGCCCGGCAAGGCCAGCGGATTCTGCGTGTACAACGATGCCGCCGCCGGAATCACCGAATTCCTCGACGCCGGCTTTGAGCGCATCGTCTATCTCGACCTCGACGCCCACCACGGCGACGGTGTCGAGACGTTCTTCTGGGACGATCCGCGGGTGCTGACGATCTCGATCCACGAATCCGGGAAGTACCTCTTCCCGGGCACAGGATTCCCTGCGGATATCGGGGGACTCAAGGCGGCCGCCTCGGCGATGAATATCGCTCTGCCTCCACGCGCCGGCGACGCGGACTGGCTGCGAGCCTTCGACGCCACGGTCCCACAGGTCGTCGCCGCCTTCGAACCTCAGGTCATCGTCTCCCAGCACGGGTGCGACGGTCATCGCGCCGATCCGCTGACGCATATGCGGCTGAGCGTGGATGCGATGCGCATCGCCGCTGAACGGGTGCGGGACCTCGCGGTCGACCATGCGGACGGCAGGTGGCTGTCCGTGGGCGGCGGCGGCTACGCGATCATCGACGTCGTGCCCCGGGCATGGACGAACCTCGTCGCCATCGCCGCCGATCGAGGCATCGACCCCGGCGCGCGCATCCCGGGACGGTGGGCGGACTACGCGCAGACGAAGACCGGTCGTGAGGCACCGCTGTCGATGACCGACGGATTCGACGGGACCTTCGAACCGTGGTCGAAGGGATTCGACCCCGAAGCCGAACTCGACCGGGCGGTGATGGGCACGCGCAAGAACATCTTCCCCTTCTTCGGCCTCGACCCGTACTTCGACTGACCCTCACCGGTCCGAGGGTGACCCGCACCGGTCCGAGCCGGACCCGCGCCGGTCCGAGGGTGACCCACACCGGTCCGAGACAGTTAGCCCGCAGACGTTCGTGCCCCGCCGTGACGCGGTCGAGTCCGCCGGTCGCTGTGGAACTCACCACAGTTTTGGGAAAGCAGGCTGCCAAGCGATAGAATTGCACGGTTAGTTCAATGGGTGGGCACCTGATGTTCACCCTCCGCCGACAAGCACAAGGGGTACCCGCGTGGGCTCAGTCATCAAGAAGCGCCGCAAGCGTATGTCGAAGAAGAAGCACCGCAAGCAGCTTCGCAAGACACGTCACCAGCGTCGCAACAAGAAGTAAGACCCGACGGTCCTACGCCCCCGCTCGAGTGATTGCTCGGCGGGGTTTGTTGCACCCGATGAGGAGTGGGCCATGGTCGAGCTGACCTTCCTCACGCGCGTCGACTGCCATCTGTGCGCGCAAGCGCTGCAGACCGTCACCGAGGTGGCCGCGGGCAGAGATGTGAACGTGACCGAGATCGATATCGACACCGATGACGACCTGGCCGCGCAGTACGGCTGGGATGTCCCGGTCGTGCTCCTCAACGGGCGACAACACAGTTTCCATCGAGTCGAGAAGGATCGGCTGTCCAAGGCCATTGCGGCCTTGGGCGCATGAGATCGATTGAAGGAGTGAGACGGATTCGTGGGCGAGATTCTGTCCGCCAACAGGATTGAAGGTGCGGTTCGCAAGGACGTACCCGAACGCGTGATCTCCCGACTCCCGATCTACCTGCAGACCGTCGAGACCATCGCCGCAACAGGCCAGGAGACAGTGTCTTCGGAGGACCTTGCCGCTCGCAGCGGCGTATCCCCGTCGATTCTGCGCAAGGACCTGTCCCAGCTGGGACGCTCCGGAACCCGCGGTGTCGGCTACTCCTGCCCGGAGCTGGCCTCGACCCTGCGAACCTTCCTCGGACTCGACCGGGACCGCAGCGTCGCCATCATCGGCGCCGGTCGCCTCGGCTCCGCCCTGGCCGACTACGCCGGATTCCGCCGTCGGGGCCTGCGCCTGACCGCGATCTTCGACATCGATGAGGAGAAGATCGGCACCACCATCGGCACGTTGACCGTCTCCTCCCTGGACGACCTTCCCACTTGGTCCGAGCACATCGACCTGGTGGTCATGGCCGTCCCCGCAGCCGCGGCACCCGCGGCGGCCCGTGCGGCCGTCGACGCGGGTGTGCGCGGCATTCTCAATTTCTCACCCACCGTGCTCGACGCCCCGGACACCGTTCGTGTCCACCAAGTCGATCTGGCCAGTGAGCTGCAAGTACTCGCATACTATTCGGCGCTGGATACGGCACCGCTCAACCCTGGTTTTGAGGAGCACAGGAATTGACTCTCTTGGTTCTCGGCATTTCCCATCAGTCGGCACCGATCGACATGCTCGACAAGCTGGCCTTCAGCGCCGGCGAGGTCGGCACCCTGCGCAGGGACGCCCTGGCCGGTGAGAACATCGAAGGCCTCGCTGTGCTCTCGACGTGCAATCGACTCGAACTCATCGCCGACGTCACCGCCTTCCACGGGGGACTGGCCGATCTCGGCAATGCGCTCGTGTCCTCGATCGACAAGGAGTGGTCGGACATCGCCGGGCACTTCTACGCCCACTACGACCACCAGGCCATGGAACATCTGCTCAAGGTCGCCTGCGGACTCGACTCGATGGCCATCGGCGAGGCGCAGATCCTCGGCCAGCTGCGCTCATCGTTCACCGACTCGCAGTCCGATGCGGCACTGACCTCAGAACTCTCCCAGGCCCTCCAGCAGGCGCTGCGTGTGGGCAAGCGCGCACACTCGGAGACCGCCCTCGGTGAGGTCGCCAGGTCGCTCTTCGGTGCGGCGCTCGAAGCTTCGGCCGGACACATCGGTTCGCTGCGCGCCGCCAACGCCCTGGTCATCGGCGCCGGTGCGATGTCCGGTCTCGTCGTGTCCGGGCTGCATCGGGAGGGCGTCGGACGCATCACCGTGCTCAACCGCACCATGGAGAAGGCCGAACGCCTCGTCGCCGAGGTGGGCGGACGCGCTCGCGAACTCACCCCGCGGGTGATGGCCGAGGAGATCGCCGATGCCGACCTCATCGTCTCCTGCACCGGTGCCCGCGGCGTCGTCGTCACCCGTGACGATATCGTCGCAGGCCTGTCCCAGAACCCCAAAGGCGCGGCGAACAAGGCGTTCATCGACCTCGCCCTGCCGCATGACATCGACCCCAGCGTCCGCGAATTCGAGCACGTCGCCCTGTTCGGGCTCGGTGAGATCCGGGACCTGCTGAAGAGCTCCGACAAGGAACGCGATGCGTCCGTGGCCGGCACCGTCGAAGAGGTCCGAGCCATCATCGCCTCGGAGCTGGAGAACATCGCCACCGGCAACAAGGAACGCTCCGTGGCCCCGACGGTCACCGCTCTGCGCAGCCACGCCAAGGACGTGCTCGCCGCCGAGACCAAGCGACTGGAGAAGAAGCTCGGCGAGGCCGTGGATGCGAAGGCCTTCGCAGAGATCCGGAAGTCCCTGCACCGGGTGGCCGAGAAGCTCATCCACACCCCGACGGTGAAGGTCAAGGAACTGGCTGTCACTGAATCCGAGGTCGACTATGCCCAGGCGCTCATGCAGCTGTTCGACCTGCCCGTGAACAAGGTCGCCCACGCCAAGACCCCGCCGGAGACGAAGGTCGCGAAGGCCGCCAGCGTCCACCATGTCGAGGCCGACGGCATCCGCCCGGTCGCCGACCACACCCTCGACATCGTCGAACCCGAACACTTCAGCGGCCGCACCGTGCGACTGGGCACCCGCCGGTCCCAGCTCGCCCGTTCCCAGTCCACCGCGATCGCCCACCAGATCGCCGCCCTGACCGGCTGGCGCGTCGAGATCGTCGAGGTCGTCACCGAAGGCGATGTCAACATGTCGCCCCTGGCCGGCTTCGGCGGCACCGGAGTCTTCGTCTCCGCCGTCCGGCAGGCCCTGCACCAGGGCAAGATCGACCTGGCCGTGCACTCGCTCAAGGACCTGCCCACCACCCCCGAGGCGGGCATCCAGATGGCCGCCATCCCACCGCGCGTCGACCCTGCCGACGTGCTCATCGGACGGGACGGACTGAGCCTCGCCGACCTGCCCGCCGGCTCGGTCATCGGCACCGGTTCGCCGCGCCGCGCAGTGCAGCTGCGCGCCGCCCGCCCCGATATCGAGGTCCGCGGAGTCCGCGGCAACGTCGACACCCGTATCGCCCACGTCCGCGACGGACGTCTCGACGCCGTGGTGCTCGCCGCGGCCGGAGTCCGCCGCATCGGCCGACTGGCCGAAGCCACGGACTCCCTGAACTTCGATGTCATGCTCCCCGCACCGGGACAGGGTGCGCTGGCGGTCGAGACCCGCAGCGCCGACAGCGCCTTCGCGACCACCGAGGACATCCTCAAGTCCGATGCCGAAGTGCGTGCAGCGCTGCGCCGCATCCACGACCAGACCACAGACCTGGCCGTGACCTGCGAACGTGCGATCCTCTCCCGCGCCGAGGCCGGATGCTCGGCACCGATCGGTGCGCTCGCGAAGATCGAGGGCACCACCTTCATCGTCGACGCCGTGATGGCCGACGACGACGGGAAGCTCGCCCGCACCCGCCAGAGCGCCGAACTGCCGTCGGTCCCGGACGTCGACTGGTCCAATGAGGCAGAGCAGCAGCTGACCGTGACCGCGAAGGAACTCGCCCGCGTCGCCGATGAACTCGGCACCGCAGCCGCAGAGGACCTGCTCGGACGGCTCGGCATCGACCCGGCGGCAAGCGCCGATCACCTTACCCCCGTCAAGGCACAGGAGCAGGGATGACCAACACACCGACCACGGGCCAGGTGCAGCCGCGCCGACTCCTGCCGGCCGCACCGCGCGTCGTGTTCATCGGCAGCGGTCCCGGCGAATCGGGACTCATGACGATGCGGGGCGCAGACATCCTCGCCACCGCCGAGACCGTCGTCTACGATGCCGGGGTGCACTCGGAGATCGTCACCGCCTACGTGCCGCAGGCGGCGAAGCTCATCGACGCCGCAGACCTCGGTGTGGCCGCATCGACCCGCGGCCGCCGACTGGCCGAGCTCGCCCGGCCCGACAATACAGTTGTGCGGCTGAGCTCCGATGACGGAATCATCTTCACCACCACGACCTCCGAGGCGGCCGTGTGCCGCAAGGAGCAGGTCGAGGTCGAGATCGTGCCCGGAGTCGGACTGTCGGCATCGACGGCGGCCTACACCGGCACAGCCCTGACGACGAACCGAGTGCGTTCGGTGCGCTTCATCGAAGCCGGACCGCAGACCCACGTCGACGTCTCCCGTCACCGCAACACCACCCATGTGCTCACCGGCACCGCCGCCGCTCACGAACAGGCCATCGAAGCGCTGCTGTCCGACGGCTGGGACGAGGACACGAAGGTCCTCCTCGGCTGGGGGATCTCCACCATCGAGCAGACGAGCGTGGAGACCACCCTGAAGCAGGCGCTGTCCATGGCGCAGACAGGTTCGGATCGTATGGTGGTGATCATGGGACAGGGAGTGGAATCCAGAGGAGAACTCAGCTGGTTCGAATCCAAACCCCTCTTCGGCTGGCAGGTGCTCATTCCGCGCACGAAGGAACAGGGAACCTCCACCGCCGAGGCGCTGGCCGAGCTCGGCGCCGTCGGCACCGTCGTACCCACCATCGCCGTTCAGCCCCCGCGCACTCCGACTCAGATGGAGAAGGCGATCCGCGGACTCGTCGACGGATCCTACGAATGGGTCGGCTTCACCTCGGTGAATGCTGTGCGCGCCGTGCGCATGTGGTTCGAGGACTTCGGACTCGACTCCCGATCGATGGCCGGGGTCAAGGTCGCGGCCGTGGGCGGACGCACCGCCGCGGCGCTCATCGACTGGGGAATCACCCCCGACCTCGTGCCCGACGGTGAGCACTCCGCCCGCGGCCTCGCCGCAGCCTGGCCCGACTTCGTCGATGACATCGACCCGATGAACACCGTGCTGCTGCCGCGTGCCGACATCGCCACCGAGGTGCTCGTCGCCGGACTGCTGGAGAAGGGCTGGGACCCTGACGACGTCACCGCCTACCGCACGGTTCGCGCCTCACCGCCGCCGGCGCCGATCCGCGAATCGATCAAGGCCGGCGACTTCGACGCCTTCCTCTTCACCTCGTCCTCAACGGTGCGCAACCTCGTCGGCATCGCCGGCAAACCCGCCCCCACCTCGGTGATCTGCTGCATCGGTCCGGCGACCGCGAACACCGCGGAGGAGCACGGACTGCGTGTGGATGTGCTCGCCGAGGAAGCCAACCTCACTTCGCTCATCGACGGACTCGTCGAATTCGCTCTGAACAAGCGGGCTGAAGACGTGGACGCCGGGATCTCCCCGAAGCGTCCGAGCCAGATGCGCCGCAGAAGGAAGGCCTGACATGTCATTGGTTCCCGGTTCCGTTCGTCCCCGACGACTGCGCACCACCCCGGCGCTGCGCCGGCTCGTCTCCGAGGTGCGCCTGCACCCCGCCGACCTCGTCCTGCCGATGTTCGTCAAGGAGGGCCTGAGCGAACCCCTGCCGCTGAGCGGAATGCCGGGAGTCGTCCAGCACACGCTCGACTCCCTCCTCGAGGCCGCGCGGGAAGCCGTCGCGGCCGGAGTCGGCGGGCTCATGCTCTTCGGCATCCCCGAGCACAAGGACCCGATCGGCTCCCAGGCCGACGATCCGCAGGGCATCCTCAACCGCGCTCTCGCACTGCTGCACGACCACCTCGGCGAGGACACTGTGATCATGTCCGATCTGTGCCTCGACGAATTCACCTCCCACGGCCACTGCGGAGTCCTCGACTCGGCGGGAGCCGTCGACAACGACGCGACCCTCGAACGCTACGCGTCGATGGCTGTGGCGCAGGCCCGCGCCGGCGCCCACGTGCTCGGCCTGTCCGGCATGATGGACGGTCAGGTCGCCTACTGCCGCGAAGCACTCGATGCCGCAGGTTTCACCGACACCGTCATCATGGGCTACACCGCCAAGTACGCCTCCGCGTTCTACGGTCCCTTCCGGGAAGCCGTGGACTCCGAACTCCAAGGCGACCGGAAGACCTACCAGCAGGATCCCGCGAACGGCCGCGAGGCGATGCGCGAACTCGGCCTCGACCTCGCCGAAGGCGCCGACGTGGTCATGGTCAAGCCCGGGCTGCCCTACCTCGACGTGCTCGCCGAAGTCGCCCGCGAATCCATCGTTCCCGTGTGGACGTACCAGGTCTCGGGCGAATACGCGATGATCGAATTCGCTGCCGCGGCCGGAGCCATCGACCGTGAGAACGCGATCGAGGAGTCCCTCCTGTCCTTCAAACGCGCAGGCACCGATGCGATCCTCACCTATTGGGCCACCGAAGTCGCCCAACGCCTCCAGGCCGAAGCCGCCGGCACCACCGCCGCCGGGGGAGCCGCCGCCGCGTCCGGAGCACGGCGATGACCGATACCCGCTGGCTCAATCCCGCGGACCAGAAGGCATGGCGCAGCTACCTCAACGGCTCCCAGCTGCTGAGCGGGCAGCTGGACAAGGAGCTGCGGGAGAAGCACGGCATCGGGCTGCCCGAGTACGAGATCCTCGTGCGTCTGTCCGAGCACGAGGACCGGACGATGCGCATGGCCCTGCTGGCCGCGGACACGACGATGTCCCGGTCCCGGCTGACCCACAGCGTGGCCCGGATGGAGAAGCGCGGTCTGCTCGAACGCTCGACCATCCCCGAGGACGGACGCGGAGTCAACTGCGTGATGACCGAGGCCGGATGGCAGCTGCTGAGCACCGCCGCGCCCGACCATGTCGCAGGAGTCCGCGACCACCTCGTCGATCTCCTCGACCCTGAGGAGATGGCGACGCTGGGCCGCATCTTCACCAAAGTCTTCGACCACCTGAGCGACACCGGCGCCTGAGACGCCGACACCGCGCAACCGAGTACGATCCCGTGACGACAACGACCCGGCCGAATGCACCGACCCGGGCAGAAGCAGAGGAGATCTCATGACGACAGCACCGACGAACTCTCACCCCACCGACGAGTCGGCCGCCCTGTTCACCCGCGCCGAAGCCGTCATCCCCGGCGGAGTCAACTCCCCGGTCCGCGCGTTCAAGGCCGTCGGCGGCACCCCCCGCTTCATCACCGAGGCGACCGGAGCCTGGCTGCGTGACGTGGACGGCAACGACTACATCGACCTCATCGGATCCTGGGGTCCGATGATCATGGGCCATTCCCGCCCCGAGGTCGTCGCCGCAGTGCAGGAGGCCGCGGTCAAGGGCTTCTCCTTCGGCACCCCCTCGACCGGAGAGGTCGAACTCGCCGAGGAGATCGTCTCCCGCATCGACCCCGTCGACCAGGTCCGTCTCGTGTCCTCGGGCACCGAGGCGACCATGTCCGCGATCCGACTCGCCCGCGGGTACACGGGACGGTCCAAGGTCGTGAAGTTCGCTGGCTGCTACCACGGCCACGTCGATTCGCTGCTGGCCCAGGCCGGTTCCGGTCTGGCCACGTTCTCCCTGCCCGACACTCCCGGGGTCACCGGAGCGCAGGCGCAGGACACCATCGTCGTCGACTACAACGACGCCGCCGGACTCGAGGCCGTCTTCGCCGAGCACGGTGAGGACATCGCCTGCGTCATCACCGAAGCCAGCCCCGGCAACATGGGCGTCGTGCCCCCGCGCGACGGGTTCACCAATACCATCCGCCGCCTGACGAAGGCGCACGGTGCGCTGATGATCAGCGATGAGGTGATGACCGGGTTCCGCGTGTCCGCAGCCGGCTGGTACGGCTATGAGGCGGAGACGCTCGGCTACCCGGAGGGCCCGGCCGATCTGTTCACCTTCGGCAAGGTCATGGGCGGCGGCTTCCCCGCAGCGGCCTTCGGCGGACGTGCCGAGATCATGGCCCATCTCGCTCCTGCCGGTCCCGTCTACCAGGCGGGCACTCTGTCGGGCAACCCGGTCGCGACCGCCGCCGGTCTGGCCACACTCAAGCTCACCACAGAACTCGATGTGTACTCCCACATCGAACGGGCCGCCGATCTGCTGCACCCGGCCGTGGCGTCGGCACTCGAGGCCGAAGGCGTCGCCCACGTCATCCAGTCCGCGAACTCGATGTTCTCCGTGTTCTTCACCGATGCCGAGGTGACGAACTACGACGATGCGCGCAGCCAGAACGTCGACCGCTACTCGGCGTTCTTCAACGCCATGCTCGACCAGGGAATCCACATGCCGCCGTCGGCATTCGAGGCCTGGTTCCTGTCCTACGCCCACACCGATGAGATCCTCGACCGCATCATCTCCGCCCTTCCCACAGCAGCAAAGGCGGCGGCCGCGGTGCCCGAGGACTGGAAGGCACAGTCATGAACACCATCCACTTGGTCCGACACGGAGAGGTCGACAACCCGGAGGGGATCCTCTACGGGCGTCTGCCGAATTTCGGATTGACCGACCGCGGCCACGAAATGGCGGCGCGGGTGGCCAAGCACTTCGACGAGGCGACTACCATCCCCGTCGAACTCGTCGCCTCCCCGCTGCTGC belongs to Brevibacterium spongiae and includes:
- a CDS encoding redox-sensing transcriptional repressor Rex; translation: MGEILSANRIEGAVRKDVPERVISRLPIYLQTVETIAATGQETVSSEDLAARSGVSPSILRKDLSQLGRSGTRGVGYSCPELASTLRTFLGLDRDRSVAIIGAGRLGSALADYAGFRRRGLRLTAIFDIDEEKIGTTIGTLTVSSLDDLPTWSEHIDLVVMAVPAAAAPAAARAAVDAGVRGILNFSPTVLDAPDTVRVHQVDLASELQVLAYYSALDTAPLNPGFEEHRN
- a CDS encoding MarR family winged helix-turn-helix transcriptional regulator; the protein is MTDTRWLNPADQKAWRSYLNGSQLLSGQLDKELREKHGIGLPEYEILVRLSEHEDRTMRMALLAADTTMSRSRLTHSVARMEKRGLLERSTIPEDGRGVNCVMTEAGWQLLSTAAPDHVAGVRDHLVDLLDPEEMATLGRIFTKVFDHLSDTGA
- a CDS encoding 30S ribosomal protein bS22, encoding MGSVIKKRRKRMSKKKHRKQLRKTRHQRRNKK
- a CDS encoding acetoin utilization protein AcuC yields the protein MAENDVYVVWDDAVTGYNFGPSHPMHPLRLDLTAKLALEFGLFDAENVHVHPINDIDEAKLARLHDADFIAAVKQAGTEEGLAEADAQKYGIGTEDVPGFENMHTASALLFQGSIDAADAIISGGYRRAVNFCGGMHHAMPGKASGFCVYNDAAAGITEFLDAGFERIVYLDLDAHHGDGVETFFWDDPRVLTISIHESGKYLFPGTGFPADIGGLKAAASAMNIALPPRAGDADWLRAFDATVPQVVAAFEPQVIVSQHGCDGHRADPLTHMRLSVDAMRIAAERVRDLAVDHADGRWLSVGGGGYAIIDVVPRAWTNLVAIAADRGIDPGARIPGRWADYAQTKTGREAPLSMTDGFDGTFEPWSKGFDPEAELDRAVMGTRKNIFPFFGLDPYFD
- a CDS encoding glutaredoxin family protein; this encodes MVELTFLTRVDCHLCAQALQTVTEVAAGRDVNVTEIDIDTDDDLAAQYGWDVPVVLLNGRQHSFHRVEKDRLSKAIAALGA
- a CDS encoding uroporphyrinogen-III synthase — protein: MTNTPTTGQVQPRRLLPAAPRVVFIGSGPGESGLMTMRGADILATAETVVYDAGVHSEIVTAYVPQAAKLIDAADLGVAASTRGRRLAELARPDNTVVRLSSDDGIIFTTTTSEAAVCRKEQVEVEIVPGVGLSASTAAYTGTALTTNRVRSVRFIEAGPQTHVDVSRHRNTTHVLTGTAAAHEQAIEALLSDGWDEDTKVLLGWGISTIEQTSVETTLKQALSMAQTGSDRMVVIMGQGVESRGELSWFESKPLFGWQVLIPRTKEQGTSTAEALAELGAVGTVVPTIAVQPPRTPTQMEKAIRGLVDGSYEWVGFTSVNAVRAVRMWFEDFGLDSRSMAGVKVAAVGGRTAAALIDWGITPDLVPDGEHSARGLAAAWPDFVDDIDPMNTVLLPRADIATEVLVAGLLEKGWDPDDVTAYRTVRASPPPAPIRESIKAGDFDAFLFTSSSTVRNLVGIAGKPAPTSVICCIGPATANTAEEHGLRVDVLAEEANLTSLIDGLVEFALNKRAEDVDAGISPKRPSQMRRRRKA
- the hemB gene encoding porphobilinogen synthase, with product MSLVPGSVRPRRLRTTPALRRLVSEVRLHPADLVLPMFVKEGLSEPLPLSGMPGVVQHTLDSLLEAAREAVAAGVGGLMLFGIPEHKDPIGSQADDPQGILNRALALLHDHLGEDTVIMSDLCLDEFTSHGHCGVLDSAGAVDNDATLERYASMAVAQARAGAHVLGLSGMMDGQVAYCREALDAAGFTDTVIMGYTAKYASAFYGPFREAVDSELQGDRKTYQQDPANGREAMRELGLDLAEGADVVMVKPGLPYLDVLAEVARESIVPVWTYQVSGEYAMIEFAAAAGAIDRENAIEESLLSFKRAGTDAILTYWATEVAQRLQAEAAGTTAAGGAAAASGARR
- the hemA gene encoding glutamyl-tRNA reductase, whose protein sequence is MTLLVLGISHQSAPIDMLDKLAFSAGEVGTLRRDALAGENIEGLAVLSTCNRLELIADVTAFHGGLADLGNALVSSIDKEWSDIAGHFYAHYDHQAMEHLLKVACGLDSMAIGEAQILGQLRSSFTDSQSDAALTSELSQALQQALRVGKRAHSETALGEVARSLFGAALEASAGHIGSLRAANALVIGAGAMSGLVVSGLHREGVGRITVLNRTMEKAERLVAEVGGRARELTPRVMAEEIADADLIVSCTGARGVVVTRDDIVAGLSQNPKGAANKAFIDLALPHDIDPSVREFEHVALFGLGEIRDLLKSSDKERDASVAGTVEEVRAIIASELENIATGNKERSVAPTVTALRSHAKDVLAAETKRLEKKLGEAVDAKAFAEIRKSLHRVAEKLIHTPTVKVKELAVTESEVDYAQALMQLFDLPVNKVAHAKTPPETKVAKAASVHHVEADGIRPVADHTLDIVEPEHFSGRTVRLGTRRSQLARSQSTAIAHQIAALTGWRVEIVEVVTEGDVNMSPLAGFGGTGVFVSAVRQALHQGKIDLAVHSLKDLPTTPEAGIQMAAIPPRVDPADVLIGRDGLSLADLPAGSVIGTGSPRRAVQLRAARPDIEVRGVRGNVDTRIAHVRDGRLDAVVLAAAGVRRIGRLAEATDSLNFDVMLPAPGQGALAVETRSADSAFATTEDILKSDAEVRAALRRIHDQTTDLAVTCERAILSRAEAGCSAPIGALAKIEGTTFIVDAVMADDDGKLARTRQSAELPSVPDVDWSNEAEQQLTVTAKELARVADELGTAAAEDLLGRLGIDPAASADHLTPVKAQEQG
- the hemL gene encoding glutamate-1-semialdehyde 2,1-aminomutase, which produces MTTAPTNSHPTDESAALFTRAEAVIPGGVNSPVRAFKAVGGTPRFITEATGAWLRDVDGNDYIDLIGSWGPMIMGHSRPEVVAAVQEAAVKGFSFGTPSTGEVELAEEIVSRIDPVDQVRLVSSGTEATMSAIRLARGYTGRSKVVKFAGCYHGHVDSLLAQAGSGLATFSLPDTPGVTGAQAQDTIVVDYNDAAGLEAVFAEHGEDIACVITEASPGNMGVVPPRDGFTNTIRRLTKAHGALMISDEVMTGFRVSAAGWYGYEAETLGYPEGPADLFTFGKVMGGGFPAAAFGGRAEIMAHLAPAGPVYQAGTLSGNPVATAAGLATLKLTTELDVYSHIERAADLLHPAVASALEAEGVAHVIQSANSMFSVFFTDAEVTNYDDARSQNVDRYSAFFNAMLDQGIHMPPSAFEAWFLSYAHTDEILDRIISALPTAAKAAAAVPEDWKAQS